In one Trichocoleus desertorum ATA4-8-CV12 genomic region, the following are encoded:
- a CDS encoding relaxase/mobilization nuclease domain-containing protein, with protein MIGKTLQNHNFRETTQYVLDKEAARLLGGSVMGSDSDTIAREFLMSRDLNPQIERPVYHLIDAYSYEDAVTQDLSDEFLRDRAIARFAGLVVSAREPKLLRSGDKTAYKQQVNEFLESELYEYQWFCAVHEDTKHRHTHFVASRINLLDGRAIPTWQDHERSQRICRETEKEYGLQPLKSSYEIDRRSPTRRQVEAWQKTGVPPVMLMMQHAVDQEAIPGRDLEQLQAVLLQNHGISVCWGDRPSKPGIIFEQADAKGEVVRMSGSQLGRGYTLPALQQRLAREIEIERPGVESITRQTPEPDLLEDILRVQNEYVHRLAPQIQEIWSREKAGRPKLRAATFEDYQIRLDEAGQPELYYRDRLLMGYSEGDYQSYGLTEPDCTAIDQLNEHLRQQALSQPLNLEKQKRQAINLVERSYSRSEHLDL; from the coding sequence ATGATTGGGAAGACGTTGCAGAATCACAACTTTAGAGAAACGACGCAATACGTACTCGATAAGGAAGCGGCGCGATTGCTTGGTGGTAGCGTAATGGGCTCTGATTCGGATACCATCGCGCGAGAATTCCTGATGTCACGGGACTTAAACCCTCAAATTGAGCGACCCGTTTATCACTTGATTGATGCCTACAGCTATGAGGATGCGGTGACTCAGGACCTGAGTGACGAGTTTTTAAGAGATAGAGCGATCGCTCGCTTTGCGGGATTAGTGGTATCAGCACGCGAACCAAAATTGCTGCGAAGCGGCGACAAAACTGCATACAAACAGCAGGTGAATGAGTTTCTTGAATCGGAACTATACGAGTATCAATGGTTCTGTGCCGTCCACGAAGACACGAAGCATCGGCATACGCATTTCGTTGCCAGTCGCATCAATCTTTTAGACGGGCGAGCCATTCCAACGTGGCAAGATCATGAGCGCAGCCAGCGGATTTGTCGGGAAACTGAAAAAGAGTATGGACTTCAACCTCTAAAAAGCTCTTATGAAATCGATCGACGCTCTCCCACTCGAAGGCAAGTGGAGGCATGGCAGAAAACTGGGGTCCCACCTGTAATGCTCATGATGCAACACGCTGTTGACCAAGAGGCAATTCCAGGGCGTGACCTGGAGCAGCTGCAAGCAGTGTTGCTGCAAAACCACGGTATTTCAGTTTGCTGGGGCGATCGTCCCAGCAAACCAGGCATCATTTTCGAGCAAGCGGATGCCAAAGGTGAAGTTGTCAGGATGTCAGGGTCCCAACTAGGTCGAGGCTACACACTCCCAGCCCTCCAGCAACGGCTAGCAAGAGAGATTGAAATCGAGCGTCCTGGGGTTGAGTCGATAACTAGACAGACACCTGAACCCGACCTGCTTGAGGATATTTTGAGGGTACAAAATGAATATGTTCATCGCCTTGCACCTCAGATCCAAGAAATATGGAGTCGAGAGAAAGCGGGTAGACCCAAACTGAGAGCTGCGACCTTTGAGGATTACCAAATTCGATTGGATGAGGCAGGTCAACCAGAACTCTATTACCGCGATCGCCTTCTAATGGGGTATTCAGAGGGCGACTATCAGAGCTATGGCTTGACGGAACCCGACTGCACAGCGATCGACCAACTTAACGAACATTTGCGCCAGCAAGCTCTCTCACAGCCACTAAACCTGGAGAAGCAGAAGCGGCAGGCAATCAATTTAGTCGAGCGCTCTTACTCGCGATCGGAACATCTTGATCTCTGA
- a CDS encoding F-box protein: MKAQKVEQVELFSQAELEILKFVPEELEAIEEERVPDLDSISFEEVAKELEAYFERGVEQARLEITGSPDVDWMILGRLDPRSLLRLRATSRYLNALVDRWVNSNRGRFSYLSLISQQRHGNIATMGVAKILTLWAQGVLRRR, from the coding sequence ATGAAAGCACAGAAAGTCGAACAAGTTGAGCTTTTTTCACAAGCAGAACTGGAAATCCTAAAGTTTGTGCCAGAGGAATTAGAAGCCATTGAGGAAGAGCGCGTTCCTGACTTGGACAGTATATCTTTCGAGGAAGTAGCCAAAGAGCTGGAAGCATACTTCGAGAGAGGCGTGGAACAGGCAAGGTTGGAAATTACTGGTAGTCCTGACGTTGATTGGATGATACTTGGACGTCTAGATCCCCGGTCTCTTTTAAGATTGCGAGCAACGTCGAGATACCTGAATGCCTTGGTTGATCGATGGGTTAATAGTAACCGAGGAAGGTTTAGCTATCTATCGTTGATTAGCCAGCAACGACATGGAAATATCGCCACTATGGGTGTAGCAAAGATACTGACATTATGGGCACAAGGGGTACTAAGAAGGAGATAA
- a CDS encoding protease complex subunit PrcB family protein: MNVDYTTIAQGSNSGYQSAGQMVIDNSEQWNDLWQQHTSNTEPPPPVPQVDFTRYSVVAVFAGEQPTGGYSVEILSVETSGSQTQKQLAITVQHRQPSAEDFVTEALTYPYHMIRILRIDGRVVFKKFNQVPGSLNITVTRSQFNTDQQQQQKS; this comes from the coding sequence ATGAACGTTGATTACACAACGATCGCACAGGGGAGTAATAGTGGTTATCAAAGTGCCGGCCAAATGGTGATTGATAACTCAGAACAATGGAACGATCTTTGGCAACAGCACACCTCTAATACCGAACCACCGCCACCCGTTCCTCAAGTGGATTTTACCCGCTACAGCGTAGTCGCCGTTTTTGCTGGAGAGCAGCCGACTGGCGGTTACTCGGTTGAGATTCTGAGTGTCGAAACCAGTGGCTCTCAAACTCAGAAGCAACTCGCGATTACCGTTCAGCATCGCCAGCCTAGTGCTGAAGACTTCGTGACAGAGGCGCTTACCTATCCGTATCACATGATTAGGATTCTCAGAATTGATGGGAGGGTCGTCTTTAAAAAGTTTAACCAAGTACCAGGTTCGCTCAACATTACCGTTACCAGATCCCAATTCAATACCGACCAACAACAGCAGCAAAAATCATGA
- a CDS encoding S8 family serine peptidase, translated as MILGDDFYLTSEQLETASSEVRDQWGAEIDDKLENLLEYQILAEEGGIESTERQRVIIHYKPNKSFDDFLNEIEDLEDSYRKRGEEFECQKCDEFESLANQSIESLLKELPDPETGEHLRLGNAVVANLTPAEIKQIASRSDVEQIEFDKPLKLELDQSAVAVGVVDARTQGLVGTGKGMIVAVLDSEVDINHPDLKGRVVHKRNYTNEEWGNPHPHGTHVAGIIAGNGSKYKGMAPGAIIWNYKIFPTQYKESTESSGSKGADAIEDVVKDMQQEKRLRIANCSWGVPSPTLDGNSAVSETAERATKLGLVLVKSAGNDGDKKPLPNITSPADARGDVIVVGASSRDSAKVMPFSSRGPTSDNRPKPDILAPGEQIMSAKPGGSYTRQSGTSMASPHIAGIAALILERYPKLQPLQVKRILMQSAKKLDSSEFDENAQGAGLVDAAKALQIAGQPLAEAEKVTPRSSVKEWTLLEQVNIAVRNTGDETMQAVQASLVGPDGIKVTSAEQDYGTLRVGAETTRDFGIEVPSKFKSPQCKLTLNLNFTTPTGKKKTRCYKITHQVPSLRR; from the coding sequence ATGATTTTAGGCGATGATTTCTACCTAACAAGCGAGCAACTCGAAACAGCTTCAAGCGAAGTCCGCGACCAGTGGGGAGCAGAGATTGACGACAAACTTGAGAATCTCTTAGAGTATCAAATCCTGGCTGAAGAAGGCGGTATTGAGTCTACTGAACGCCAGCGGGTGATTATTCATTACAAACCAAATAAGTCGTTCGACGATTTCCTGAACGAGATCGAGGACTTGGAGGACTCATACCGGAAACGCGGAGAAGAATTTGAATGCCAAAAGTGCGATGAATTTGAAAGCTTGGCAAATCAATCGATCGAGTCACTCCTAAAGGAATTGCCAGACCCAGAAACAGGGGAACATTTAAGATTGGGGAATGCTGTTGTTGCAAACCTCACTCCTGCGGAAATTAAACAGATTGCCAGTCGCAGCGATGTAGAACAAATAGAATTTGATAAGCCATTAAAGTTGGAACTCGATCAAAGTGCCGTAGCCGTGGGTGTGGTTGATGCCAGAACCCAAGGACTGGTTGGTACGGGCAAAGGCATGATCGTCGCTGTCCTGGATTCAGAGGTTGATATTAACCATCCTGACCTCAAGGGTCGTGTGGTTCACAAGCGGAACTACACGAACGAAGAGTGGGGCAATCCTCATCCGCATGGAACTCATGTGGCGGGCATCATTGCAGGCAATGGCTCCAAGTACAAAGGCATGGCACCGGGGGCAATAATCTGGAACTATAAGATTTTCCCCACTCAATATAAAGAATCGACAGAATCGAGCGGATCGAAGGGTGCTGATGCGATTGAAGATGTCGTGAAGGATATGCAGCAAGAGAAGCGATTGCGGATTGCCAACTGTAGTTGGGGAGTACCCAGCCCAACGCTCGATGGAAACAGCGCCGTTTCCGAAACCGCCGAACGAGCCACGAAACTGGGCTTAGTGCTAGTGAAAAGCGCGGGCAACGACGGTGACAAAAAACCTTTGCCTAACATTACCAGCCCGGCAGATGCCAGAGGCGATGTGATTGTGGTTGGAGCGTCTAGCCGTGATAGTGCGAAAGTCATGCCTTTTAGCAGTCGGGGGCCAACAAGCGACAATCGACCCAAACCGGACATCTTGGCACCGGGCGAACAAATTATGTCTGCTAAGCCTGGTGGCAGCTACACTAGGCAGTCGGGGACTAGTATGGCATCCCCCCATATTGCCGGGATAGCTGCCTTGATTTTGGAGCGCTATCCAAAGCTTCAACCGTTGCAAGTCAAGAGAATTTTGATGCAATCTGCCAAGAAACTGGATTCTTCTGAGTTCGATGAAAATGCCCAAGGCGCGGGATTAGTGGATGCTGCCAAAGCATTGCAGATTGCAGGACAACCGCTCGCAGAAGCAGAGAAGGTGACGCCTAGATCATCGGTTAAAGAATGGACACTGCTCGAACAGGTCAACATAGCCGTGCGAAATACGGGGGATGAAACAATGCAAGCCGTACAAGCGAGCTTGGTTGGACCTGACGGTATTAAAGTGACAAGTGCCGAACAAGACTATGGCACGTTGCGAGTCGGTGCAGAAACAACCCGCGACTTTGGAATTGAAGTGCCTTCAAAGTTCAAGTCGCCTCAATGCAAGCTCACTTTAAACCTCAACTTCACGACGCCAACTGGCAAGAAGAAGACTCGCTGCTACAAAATAACGCATCAAGTTCCCAGTCTTCGGCGCTAG